In the Dromaius novaehollandiae isolate bDroNov1 unplaced genomic scaffold, bDroNov1.hap1 HAP1_SCAFFOLD_27, whole genome shotgun sequence genome, gctccagcacagctggagcaagaacaagagctcgtgggcctggccaacatccccctggcacagtccctgcaacagccttcggtgccccgtcccccacagccctcctgctttggcagcccccacagttcctgcaccttgcccagccctggccatgccccatgcaggggttagcacacagccgtccccagggcctgctggggtctgggccaggagagaggctggctaggcctggctcttcccctccatacaggcactgagcccagcaggaacgagctggccgcacagcaagactcacccataaacctgggctgtgcagccagggctgcaaatggcctccactctcctgcacccggcatgtcttgcttcccctccacgagacctggctctgccccacaaacccaccgctgtgtgtcctcaccccagggagtgcatcagtgctggcctgcctggccactcctggagcctcccctgtgctccccgcagggccccgagctggtgatgctgctctgcagagcgagcgggttgtggtgccccagggccatggggtgactccgcactggccgtggtggttggggtgagaagcagacccagctggacgggcatcattgcacctgaccaccccctaccaaggggtctgtgactgcggatgatgctctgagcaatcacaggacatttcataatggctcaggctgtgttcaggtgtatCCCGAGatgcagcccagggttttccattgaaggtgacatgaaccactctccaggctcccttccctctgcctgcagggtccccactgtgggcatctgtcaccagccctgtcacagggcagacagtcccaggcagatactgcttgaccattcagcacctccaggagcactgggcacccacaagtgagagctgaatgcagccctcattccctaacacagcaccgcatgagctcatcaccttgagaccatggagagccctggaaaagcaacaggccctttcatggtgaaagcccttgagtgaattcttggctccagatttggaagaagagcccaactttcaagcacagaactaagaaaatctctttttattagagacaggccagctctgacacagtgacagacacattcacagaagccctctgggtcagacagacagggtttgtgtgtctggagaagtgggatggccaaagcacaagagttctctgagaaaattagaaatcacctgtgaagagggatgggcagcttattcctGCTGAACTAATACCacttgaaccagtttcctcagtgcctccttaagctccttgttcctcatgctgtagatgagggggttcactgctggaggcaccaccgagtacagaacagccaccaccagatccagagctggggaggagagggaggggggcttcaggtaggcaaagatgacagtgctgatgaacagggagaccacagccaggtgcgggaggcacatggaaaaggctttgtgccggccctgctcagaggggatcctcagcacagcagtgaagatctgcacgtaggacagcacaatgaaaacaaaacacccaaacattaaacaggcagtaaccacaataaccccaacttccctgaggtaggagtctgagcaggagagcttgaggatctggggcacttcacagaagaactggtccactgtgttgccttggcagagtggtattgaaaatgtgttcgcagtgtgcaggagagcatagagaaacccagtggcccaggcagctgctgccattttgacacaagatctcctgtccatgagggtcccgtagtgcaggggtctgcagatggccacaaagcgatcataggccatgacagtgagaagagaatactctcctccaaacaagaagacaaccaggaagagctgggcagcacatcctgaataggaaatggccctggtgtcccagagggaattggccatggatttggggacagtggtggagatggagccaaggtcgaggaaggagaggttgaggaggaagaagtacatgggggtgtggaggtggtggtcgcaggctacggctgtgatgatgaggctgttgcccaggagggcagccaggtagatgccgaagaagagtgagaagtgcaagagctgcatctcccgtgtg is a window encoding:
- the LOC135326340 gene encoding olfactory receptor 14A16-like → MAYDRFVAICRPLHYGTLMDRRSCVKMAAAAWATGFLYALLHTANTFSIPLCQGNTVDQFFCEVPQILKLSCSDSYLREVGVIVVTACLMFGCFVFIVLSYVQIFTAVLRIPSEQGRHKAFSMCLPHLAVVSLFISTVIFAYLKPPSLSSPALDLVVAVLYSVVPPAVNPLIYSMRNKELKEALRKLVQVVLVQQE